CTGAGCAGGCAAATggactctacccagtgtgaacttgctggtgtctcagtagatgAGATGATTGTGTGAATACCTTCCCACACacacagcaggtgaatggcctctcaccactgtgaactcgctggtgtgttaTCAGATCAGCTGAccgagcgaatcccttcccacagtctgagcaggtgaacggcctctctccagtgtgaactcgctggtgagtccataggttggatgactgagtaaatcccttcccacattctgagcaagtgaatggcctctccccagtgtgaactcgctggtgactctgtaggttggatgagcaagtgaatcctttcccacattctgagcaagtaaatggcctctccccagtgtgaactcgttggtgtctCTTCAGAtcagatgaccgaatgaatcccttcccacattctgagcaagtgaatggcctctccccattgTGAATTTGCTGGTGACTCTGTAAGCTGTGTACCTGACtgaatcgcattccacagactgagcaggtgaacggcttctctccagtgtgaacccgctggtgactctgtaggttggataactgactgaatcctttcccacaatctgagcaggtgaatggcctctccccagtgtgaactcgttggtgagtcCGTAGGTGGGATATGTtgatgaatcctttcccacagtctgagcaggtgaatggcctctctccagtgtgaactcgctggtgagtctgtaggttggatgagcaagtgaatcccttcccacagtctgggcaggtgaacaccctctctccagtgtgaactcgctggtgactctgtaggcggtataactgagtgaataccttcccacagtctgagcaggtgaacagcctctttccagtgtgaactcgctggtgtttctgtaggccggataactgagtgaatcctttcccacagtttgagcaggtgaacggcctccctccagtgtgaactcgctggtgagtctgtaggttggataactgtgtgaatcctttcccacaatctgagcaggtgaatggcctctctccagtgtgaactcgctggtgagtctGTAGGTGGGATAAGgaagtgaaccccttcccacaatctgagcaggtgaatggccgctccccagtgtgaactcgctggtgagtccGTAGGTGGGATAAGtaaatgaatcctttcccacagtctgagcaggtgaatggccgctccccggtgtgaactcgctggtgagccattgggtcagatgactgagtgaaccctTCACCACAATTTCAgaagatgaccagcctctgcccagtgtgaactgactgatgtgtccacagatgggaagaccgactgaatcctttctcacccacagaacaaaTGAATGGCCTTGTctcaatgtgaacttgctgaggtaccttcagttgaaatgactgagtgaatccactCCCTCTGTCTGAggaggtgaacggcctttcctctgtgtaaaatggcgagcgtgccagttggtcagatgactgagtgaatcccttgttCCACTTCTTCAATATCTAGACTGCGctagcaaaactggtgtgttgtgctTGAATTCatatagacaaattccttgtcatttttaacctgtaaaaagatttaaaaatccaTTAATTgctgaaggacaacatttcagatgagatcacttgagttgccagGGTGTGATCTGGTGAGGTTCAACACTAGTTGGAGatagaaatcatcttctaactgggcagagtgctggtatctggaatgaccatcaaactctctgatgctcctcctgccTCTATAAGAATTtggcatttctgccgtctccaatctgtgacttggctcagtttcaCTCTctgcattggtattattccctgttcccactgagctgtatGGGTTCCTGgctccacagtaactgaaacattcTCATGCAAATAGCATTTGTTaacgtgcagctgggattttcttttttGTACTGTCAAACTGCCACCATTTTAATGCCATGTAAATATCTCCTACTCAGATGAAttcttggtctgcacagctgttaaaatgaattagAGTGAAAGTTAGTCGTCCCACCCTATCTCAGTGgcaaaagccagcttgcatttaccccatctataaccCACATTATGGtgatacacctccatcaaatctcccctgaaTCTTCTACATTGAAAGGAATAAAgccctgacctgttcaatctcaATTTATAACCCAAGTCCAGcagacctgacaacatccttgcaaactgtctctgaactctttcaaactCCTTTACAgttttcctgtaggttggtgatcaaaactgcacacaaaactccaaattaggctttaaCAATGTCTTGTgcaaagtcaacataacatccatctcctgtactccgtactttggtttatgaaggtcaatgtgccaaattTTTTCTTTACGTCCCTatcgaactgtgacaccactttctgTGAAATACAGACCTATA
This sequence is a window from Hemitrygon akajei chromosome 1, sHemAka1.3, whole genome shotgun sequence. Protein-coding genes within it:
- the LOC140731713 gene encoding uncharacterized protein; this encodes MAHQRVHTGERPFTCSDCGKGFIYLSHLRTHQRVHTGERPFTCSDCGKGFTSLSHLQTHQRVHTGERPFTCSDCGKGFTQLSNLQTHQRVHTGGRPFTCSNCGKGFTQLSGLQKHQRVHTGKRLFTCSDCGKVFTQLYRLQSHQRVHTGERVFTCPDCGKGFTCSSNLQTHQRVHTGERPFTCSDCGKGFINISHLRTHQRVHTGERPFTCSDCGKGFSQLSNLQSHQRVHTGEKPFTCSVCGMRFSQVHSLQSHQQIHNGERPFTCSECGKGFIRSSDLKRHQRVHTGERPFTCSECGKGFTCSSNLQSHQRVHTGERPFTCSECGKGFTQSSNLWTHQRVHTGERPFTCSDCGKGFARSADLITHQRVHSGERPFTCCVCGKVFTQSSHLLRHQQVHTG